One Halobaculum roseum DNA segment encodes these proteins:
- the pdxT gene encoding pyridoxal 5'-phosphate synthase glutaminase subunit PdxT codes for MKAGVIAVQGDVSEHADAVRRAAASHGVDVAVVEIRDAGVVPECDVLLMPGGESTTISRLLREEGIDEEIRDHVAGDKPLLATCAGLIVASRDAKDDRVATLDVLDVSVDRNAFGRQADSFEAPLSVTGLDEPFPAVFIRAPVIDEVGEGVEVLAEWDGDPVAVKQGSVIATSFHPELTPDSRIHDLAFFGQEHAAIPTDDDAEADSGSGADADANSGADADAEVDA; via the coding sequence ATGAAAGCGGGCGTTATCGCCGTCCAGGGCGACGTCTCCGAGCACGCCGACGCGGTCCGCCGCGCGGCCGCGAGCCACGGCGTCGACGTGGCGGTCGTCGAGATCCGCGACGCCGGCGTCGTCCCGGAGTGCGACGTTCTGCTGATGCCGGGCGGCGAGTCGACGACGATCTCCCGGCTGCTGCGCGAGGAGGGGATCGACGAGGAGATCCGCGACCACGTCGCCGGCGACAAGCCGCTGCTGGCGACGTGTGCGGGGCTCATCGTCGCCTCCCGCGACGCCAAGGACGACCGGGTGGCGACGTTGGACGTGCTCGACGTGAGCGTCGACCGCAACGCGTTCGGCCGGCAGGCGGACTCCTTCGAGGCGCCGCTGTCGGTGACCGGGCTCGACGAGCCGTTCCCCGCGGTGTTCATCCGCGCTCCGGTCATCGACGAGGTCGGCGAGGGCGTCGAGGTGCTCGCCGAGTGGGACGGCGATCCCGTCGCCGTCAAGCAGGGCTCGGTGATCGCCACGTCGTTCCACCCCGAGTTGACGCCCGACTCGCGGATCCACGACCTGGCGTTCTTCGGGCAGGAGCACGCCGCGATCCCGACGGACGACGATGCCGAGGCGGACTCAGGTTCCGGCGCGGACGCTGACGCAAATTCCGGTGCCGACGCCGACGCGGAGGTCGACGCGTGA
- the hisH gene encoding imidazole glycerol phosphate synthase subunit HisH, whose product MNVTVIDYGVGNLRSLRRGLERAGADVSVSNDPDAIRDAEALVLPGVGAFRECVNNSEPFHDVLVKKAEDTPILGVCVGLQLMYEESTEGAPEGETVEGLGLIPGRVERLPDSVKVPHMGWNELTPERDHPITDGIEAGDYAYFVHSYCADVTERTIASCEYGRRFAAVAANEAGNVIGTQFHPEKSGETGLQILSNFVDYAEAYHAGEVAAAE is encoded by the coding sequence ATGAACGTCACCGTCATCGACTACGGCGTTGGCAACCTCCGGAGCCTCCGCCGCGGGCTCGAACGGGCCGGCGCGGACGTGAGCGTCTCCAACGACCCCGACGCGATCCGCGACGCGGAGGCGCTCGTGTTGCCGGGCGTCGGCGCGTTTCGGGAGTGCGTGAACAACTCCGAGCCGTTCCACGACGTGCTCGTCAAGAAGGCCGAGGACACCCCGATCCTCGGCGTGTGCGTCGGGCTCCAGCTCATGTACGAGGAGAGCACCGAGGGCGCGCCCGAGGGCGAGACCGTCGAGGGGCTCGGCCTCATTCCGGGGCGCGTCGAGCGGCTCCCCGATTCCGTGAAGGTGCCGCACATGGGCTGGAACGAGCTCACGCCCGAGCGCGACCACCCGATCACGGACGGGATCGAGGCGGGCGACTACGCGTACTTCGTTCACTCCTACTGCGCGGACGTGACCGAACGCACCATCGCCTCCTGCGAGTACGGTCGGCGCTTCGCCGCCGTCGCCGCCAACGAGGCCGGAAACGTGATCGGCACGCAGTTCCACCCCGAGAAGAGCGGCGAGACCGGGCTGCAGATTCTGAGCAACTTCGTCGACTACGCGGAGGCGTACCACGCCGGCGAGGTCGCCGCCGCCGAGTGA
- the hisE gene encoding phosphoribosyl-ATP diphosphatase has product MSDDAAAGDDIEPESETVPDEEVLGALFATIEDRKERLPEGSYTASLFTHEKGENAVLEKIGEEATETILAAKDDDLEELTAESADLVYHLLVLFARKDLDVADLQAELRDRF; this is encoded by the coding sequence GTGAGCGACGACGCCGCGGCCGGCGATGACATCGAACCCGAGTCGGAGACGGTTCCCGACGAGGAGGTGCTCGGCGCGCTGTTCGCGACGATCGAGGACCGCAAGGAGCGCCTCCCCGAGGGCTCCTACACCGCTTCGCTGTTCACCCACGAGAAAGGCGAGAACGCGGTGCTGGAGAAGATCGGCGAGGAGGCGACCGAGACCATCCTCGCGGCCAAGGACGACGACCTCGAGGAGCTGACCGCCGAATCGGCCGACCTCGTCTACCACCTCCTCGTGCTGTTCGCGCGAAAGGACCTCGACGTGGCGGACCTGCAGGCGGAGCTGCGCGATCGCTTTTGA
- the pheA gene encoding prephenate dehydratase — protein MQAVTLGPAGTYSHRAARAVADDVAFRESVTAIVEAVAGGEYDRGVVPVENSIEGSVTESLDALTEADVAVVREIVTPIRHALLAQAETFEVVASHSQALAQCRDYLEREYPDARREAVASTARGVERAREDPSVAGIGHPANAASDDGGVDLRVLAEDIQDQSSNATRFLVVAGDDERTEAGGKTSVVVYPDANYPGLLLELLEAFADRDVNLSRIESRPSGERLGDYLFHIDFEAGLYEERAQAALGDVEELVGDGWVRVLGSYDTEHVVY, from the coding sequence ATGCAGGCAGTCACGCTCGGTCCCGCCGGTACGTACTCACACCGCGCCGCGCGGGCCGTCGCCGACGATGTCGCCTTCCGCGAGTCGGTCACCGCCATCGTCGAGGCGGTCGCCGGCGGGGAGTACGACCGCGGGGTCGTCCCCGTCGAGAACAGCATCGAGGGGAGCGTCACCGAGAGCCTCGACGCGCTCACCGAGGCGGACGTGGCGGTCGTCCGCGAGATCGTCACCCCGATCCGCCACGCGCTGCTCGCGCAGGCGGAGACGTTCGAGGTGGTCGCCTCCCACTCGCAGGCGCTCGCGCAGTGTCGCGACTACCTGGAGCGCGAGTATCCCGACGCGCGGCGGGAGGCCGTCGCCTCCACCGCCCGCGGCGTCGAGCGCGCCCGCGAGGACCCGTCGGTCGCCGGCATCGGCCACCCCGCCAACGCGGCGTCCGACGACGGCGGCGTGGACCTGCGGGTGCTGGCCGAGGACATCCAGGACCAGTCGTCGAACGCGACGCGCTTCCTCGTCGTCGCCGGCGACGACGAGCGGACCGAGGCCGGCGGGAAGACCTCGGTGGTCGTCTACCCCGACGCCAACTACCCGGGGCTGCTGCTGGAGCTGCTCGAGGCGTTCGCCGACCGCGACGTGAACCTCTCGCGCATCGAGTCGCGCCCGAGCGGCGAGCGCCTCGGCGACTACCTGTTCCACATCGACTTCGAGGCCGGCCTCTACGAGGAGCGTGCGCAGGCGGCGCTCGGCGATGTCGAGGAGCTCGTCGGCGACGGCTGGGTCCGCGTCCTCGGCTCGTACGACACCGAGCACGTGGTGTACTGA
- a CDS encoding preprotein translocase subunit Sec61beta, with product MSSGQNSGGLMSSAGLVRYFDAEDRNAIRIDPKTVVAFGLLFGILVLILGFAF from the coding sequence ATGAGCAGCGGCCAGAACAGCGGCGGCCTGATGTCCAGCGCGGGGCTCGTCCGCTACTTCGACGCGGAGGACCGAAACGCGATCCGGATCGACCCGAAGACCGTCGTCGCCTTCGGGCTCCTCTTCGGGATCCTCGTGTTGATCCTCGGGTTCGCGTTCTGA